A window from Lates calcarifer isolate ASB-BC8 linkage group LG7_2, TLL_Latcal_v3, whole genome shotgun sequence encodes these proteins:
- the LOC108900598 gene encoding histone deacetylase complex subunit SAP18, whose translation MALESRITQEEIKKEPEKPIDREKTCPLLLRVFTTNSGRHHRVDEFARGNVPSSELQIYTWMDATLKELTSLVKEVYPEARKKGTHFSFAIVYPDPRGKAYRLKDIGSTVSGRKGTDDSMTLQSQRFQIGDYLDIAITPPNRAPPLSTRMRPF comes from the exons ATGGCTCTTGAGTCGCGGATCACGCAGGAGGAAATCAAGAAGGAGCCAGAGAAGCCCATTGACCGAGAAAAG ACCTGCCCTCTTCTGCTGCGAGTATTCACCACCAACAGCGGCCGACATCACAGAGTAGATGAGTTTGCTCGTGGCAATGTCCCCTCCAGTGAACTGCAGATATACACATG GATGGATGCTACTCTGAAAGAACTGACCAGCCTGGTGAAGGAAGTGTATCCAGAGGCCAGGAAAAAGGGAACACACTTTAGCTTCGCCATAGTCTACCCTGACCCCAGGGGGAAAGCATACAG GCTGAAAGACATTGGCAGTACTGTGTCCGGCAGGAAGGGTACAGATGACTCCATGACGTTGCAGTCTCAGCGCTTCCAGATCGGAGACTATCTGGACATAGCTATCACGCCACCTAACAGGGCGCCACCCCTCAGCACACGCATGAGACCATtctaa
- the rtraf gene encoding RNA transcription, translation and transport factor protein: MFRRKLTALDYHNPDGFDCKDETQFRNCIVWLEDQKIRHYKIEDRGNLRNIPSSDWPKAYQKYLQDVNCPFGVQERQEAVDWLLGLAVRYEYGDNVEKYKNCQPLAASGNSDKTADPLVNLDSNSPDFKAGVMALANILKIQRHDDYLVMLKAIRILIQERLSPDAISKASQNREGVPVALDKHILGFDTGDATLNEAAQILRLLHIEELRELQTKINEAIVAVQAIIADPKTDHRLGKVGR; this comes from the exons ATGTTTCGGAGAAAACTGACAGCTCTAGATTATCACAATCCCGATGGATTTGACTGCAAAG ATGAGACCCAGTTTAGGAACTGCATTGTGTGGCTGGAGGACCAGAAGATTCGACACTACAAGATCGAGGACAGAGGAAACCTGAGGAATATCCCCAGCTCAGACTGGCCCAAAGCCTACCAGAAG TACCTGCAGGATGTCAACTGTCCATTTGGAGTTCAGGAGAGGCAGGAGGCTGTAGACTGGTTACTGGGTCTGGCTGTACGCTATGAATATGGAGACAATG TGGAGAAGTATAAGAACTGCCAGCCACTGGCAGCCTCCGGTAACAGTGACAAAACAGCTGACCCTCTGGTCAACCTCGACA gtaaTTCACCAGATTTCAAAGCAGGAGTGATGGCTCTGGCCAACATCCTCAAAATACAACGCCATGACGACTACCTGGTCATGCTAAAG GCCATTCGTATTCTGATCCAAGAGAGACTTTCTCCAGACGCCATCTCTAAAGCCAGCCAAAACAGAGAG GGAGTTCCAGTAGCTTTAGACAAACACATCTTGGGTTTCGACACTGGAG ATGCGACTCTGAATGAAGCGGCTCAGATCCTGCGCCTGCTGCACATCGAGGAGCTGAGGGAGCTCCAGACCAAGATCAACGAGGCCATCGTAGCTGTTCAGGCCATCATCGCTGACCCCAAGACAGACCACAGGCTGGGCAAGGTCGGCAGATGA